The following coding sequences are from one uncultured Bacteroides sp. window:
- a CDS encoding phage integrase SAM-like domain-containing protein produces MENGKPLIVLSIDTLKRSVDETYPLIIEVMHYDKKRRLDTYYQVSEKEFVRLVKSVLLYTQKGDVHDAMLRYLLDEIIAIQYAITFLNSYVTDFTVADILKLYRLNQKPFLFIPYLKGIIQEYKKEGRKAKARLCSSLLQQTIAFHHSKRPLYFIQMDKKWLEAFRKYLLKLEISTQMIDSYWLILQEIYANASSEGLCAKFINPFKENAFPTLSELKCEFTISDIDNLFGLDLSENPELAMARDICLFKHFADDMTFMDMIFIKRDDVYQDNIWFRRNKDNRLCLVDNNETLKRIIDKFTFTGVYLFPLPFERKQEYGNYFFKELRWYNGELKKIAKLLNVPIKKVPCL; encoded by the coding sequence ATGGAGAATGGTAAACCTTTAATCGTGCTTTCTATAGATACTTTAAAGAGATCCGTAGATGAAACGTATCCTTTAATTATCGAAGTGATGCATTATGATAAAAAGAGACGTTTAGATACTTATTATCAAGTTTCAGAGAAAGAATTTGTGCGCCTTGTAAAGAGTGTTCTCCTTTATACTCAGAAAGGTGATGTGCATGATGCGATGTTACGCTACTTACTGGATGAAATTATAGCGATTCAATATGCCATAACCTTTCTGAATTCTTATGTAACCGATTTTACTGTTGCCGATATCCTTAAGTTATACCGATTGAATCAGAAACCCTTTTTGTTTATTCCTTACCTTAAAGGGATAATTCAAGAATATAAAAAAGAAGGTAGAAAAGCTAAAGCCCGCTTATGTAGTTCATTATTGCAGCAAACGATCGCTTTCCATCACAGTAAGCGCCCGCTTTATTTTATACAGATGGATAAGAAATGGTTAGAAGCGTTTCGGAAATATCTTTTGAAGCTTGAAATCTCCACTCAAATGATTGATTCTTATTGGTTGATTTTACAAGAAATCTACGCTAATGCTTCTAGTGAAGGATTGTGTGCAAAATTTATAAATCCGTTTAAAGAAAACGCTTTTCCTACTCTCTCAGAGTTGAAATGTGAGTTCACTATTTCGGATATCGATAACTTGTTTGGCTTGGACCTTAGTGAAAACCCCGAGTTAGCAATGGCAAGAGACATTTGTTTATTTAAGCATTTTGCAGATGATATGACATTTATGGATATGATCTTTATCAAAAGAGATGATGTGTATCAGGATAATATCTGGTTTCGTCGAAATAAGGATAACAGGTTGTGTCTTGTTGATAATAATGAGACATTGAAAAGGATCATAGATAAATTTACTTTTACAGGCGTCTATTTGTTCCCACTACCTTTTGAGAGAAAGCAAGAGTATGGCAACTATTTCTTTAAAGAGTTGAGATGGTATAATGGAGAACTTAAAAAAATAGCCAAACTTTTGAATGTACCTATCAAGAAAGTGCCTTGCCTATGA